The sequence below is a genomic window from Microcebus murinus isolate Inina chromosome 4, M.murinus_Inina_mat1.0, whole genome shotgun sequence.
ctggggaaaagaaaccctattcaataaatggtggtaggaaaattgggtagccacatgtagaagactgaaacattaCATTCACCTCTCACCACTGATAAAagtcaactcacaatggataacagacttaaatgtaagatatgaaattataagaattctagaagaaaatactggAAATTCCCAGCCTAgtcatcagcctaggcaaagaatttatgaagaagaccctaaaaacaatcacagcaacaacaaaaataaatagaagggacctgattaaattaaaaattttctgcacagccaaggcaacaatcaatagagcaaatagacaacctaaggAATGAGAGAAAACGTTTGCACACTGTATATCTGATGAAAGGCCagtaaccagaatctacaaagaactcaagcaaatcagcaacaAAATATCAAACAACTCCAATAAAACGTGGGcaaaggcatgaacagaaacttttcaaaagaaaatagactagtggccaaaatacatatgaaaaaatactcaacatctctaattatctgggaaatgcaaattaaaagcaaaatgcgATATCCCCTAATTCCAATGAGAATGGTTTATAtctaaatatctcaaaataatgaatgctgatgtggatgtggaaagatagaaacactcatacactgctggtgggaatcaaattagtacaacctctatgaaaattagtatggagataactcaaagaactaaaagtagacctaccatttgatccagtaatcccactaacaggtatttatccaaaggaaaaaaaggtcattttattaaaaagacatctgcacccaaatgtttatagcacagcaattcacaattgcaaagatgtggaaacaacccaagtgtccatcaatacgtgaatggattaataaaatgtggtatatgtatatcatgcaGTAggactcagccataaaaaaaaaatgctgaactaacacctcttgtattaacctggatggaaccgataatcattttttctaagtattataagaatggaaaaacaaacaccacatgtactcagcattaaactggaactaattgaaCAATACTTATGTGCATGTATAGAAATAAAACTCATTGGGAATCAAGTAGGTGacaggagaaggggatgggtaaattcacacttaataggtataatgcacactatctgaatGATGGGCACAcgtataactttgactcaaaccataaaaagcaatttatgtaagcATGGCCTCTTATAATTTGAGAGAACATAATAATTTGATTAAAGTATTCTTAGTTTTTGTATGACAGGATTACCATTGTCTTCATAACAGTTACTCACAATCACAAATACCTAGGTTTGCAAAATAAACTGGTACCCTTTAAAGATGAGAAGACATGCATAGTATATTCAGATGATGTTAACAAGAGACACAATCTGCTGAAAAGTTCTATTCAGAGGacttattgaaaataaaatcagacaggTAAGAAATCATTAGataaataattagaatattttcCCACAGGTAATATTGGACAACCAAGAATGTGTCCTCTAGGATGTCCATGCACATTGCCTGTATTTTGGGAAAGTAAGAGTGTATAAGATTATATTCCATAGAGAGACTGTAGGAAAGTTTGGTTAGCCTGGGAGAATTGTTtggaaaaatacaacaaaataattgCAAACAGAAGCATTTAAGTGATTTAGTTCTGAGGAGGGAGAAGATATATTCCCATTGTGAAGAAGTGACTATTTCCTCTATAAGAGCACTTGCTATATGGAAAGCAGGTTGAGGTTGCATTGGAAAATTGTATGGATCTTACACAATgccatctttaaatatttaaataaatatttaaaatacacgAAACCATCAGTGAGAAAGGAGTTACTTCAGCAAAActgaaatagtaaatataaactattaatatttgctatacTTTTTAATTCAGAACTATCATTGTCAAGactcaataaataatatcaatcatctaaaataatgaatatatctTGTTCTGAAAATGCATTCACTGTTTAAGTCAAAACTGTAGATTTCTGACATTctgaattaaaatgttaaattaactAATGTGTTTCaagtatttgaaatatatatatacctaataaATTTGTCTattgtttataattataatatttatattattcatttaaagaaaattgctcttaaactaaaatttctttacttgtaatgaaaaatagggataaaactattttcaagcaaaaataacagaaaatatgattaagaaaaaccagaacaatataattaaatgataCTAATATAGTCACTAAAATAGAATTTGGAGAATTAAAATGATAAGATTTACAacttttaaaagttcaatttGGGTATTCAGTCTCTGACTGAGGTAATaaagagatatctcaaagagctaaaagtagaactaccatttgatccagtaataccattactaggcatctacccaaaggaaaaaaaaaaaaaacaaaaacattctatataaaagacatccgcacttgaatgtttatagctacacaattcacaattgcaaagatatggaaacaacccaagtgaccatcaatacatgagtggattagtaaaatgtgggatgtgtacaccatggagttctactcagccataggaaacaatggtgatttagtacctcttatattatactggatagagctggagtccaatctactaagtgaagtgtcacaagaatggaaaaacaagcaccacatgtactcaacatcaaattggtattaactgatcaacacgtagGTACAaacatagtagtaatattcaccgggtgttgggaaggtgggagggggaaggagaggatgggtatattcacaccaaatgagtgtggtgtgcaccatctggggttggacatgcttccagctctgactctggtggggcaaaggcaatatatgtaacctaaacatttgtacccctgtaaaatgctgatattaaaaaaaataaaataaaagttcacCTTGGGTTTTTTGTGCAGAATGCATTGTGGATGGGCAAGACTATTAGAATAATCCTGGAAATAAGACGGTGAGTTTAAGGAGTTAGGAGAgtagataaaaagaataaacatattttgaaggTTTGGGAACAGTGAGCAGTATGCTTCAGCCAGTTGGGTTTATACAAGGTCTGGAGAATTTGAAATTTGGTCTTAGAAGTAGGTAAATGTTATAAATCAACCCCTTTCTCACCCTGGCTCCTCTTACCCTCCACAAAGCATGTTTGTGAGTATACGGGAAGTCAGGACAGACTGATAGAATTCACGCAGTTGTGAGAGGAATGGATAAACCACTCTGAATGTTTTGCTGGGAAGAAATGGATTATTGTTGGATGACTAGATTAGACTCCTAGGAAGAAGCTTCAATGGTACACTTCATCTGCATGAACCAGgaagacaaacaaaataaagcctATTTAGGTAAATGTAGACAGATAATTAATTAATGAGAGGATATTGAAATTTGTGTGGACTTCTTCTGACTCCTTAATTAAAAGTGAGATGATATATTCAGTTAATAGAGATGACAGGTCATGTGGAAAGGTGAAGGTAGATCTTTGAGAAGAGGAAATATTAACATAATTGTAATAAAAAGTGGTAGAATGAATAGAGCACACATATTAAGGAATTTTGATAGTAACTTTAAGCAGAAGTCAttgcttgttttctctttgtgttcactatttttttttttttttttttggacacaggGTCTCATTCcattgcctggggtagagtgccatggtgtcagcctagctcacggcaacctcaaactcctgggctcaagagaacctcctgtctcagcctcccgagtagctgggactgacacccagctcatttttctatgtatagtagagacggggtcttgctctggctcaggctggtacGGAATTGctgagctcatgcaatcctcctgcctctgcctcccagaatgctaggattacaggcatgagccaatgatACTTTCCTgtgtttactattttaaataagacCAAACACATATGTGTTTCCATTGAATGTATTTTTCTCCGATGCCTCAGCTCctgatcagaaaaataaaaagttggttttaACTAAAGCCTGGCTTTTATCATGgaagaaacatagaaaaagagGCTTAGATGTGGTTTAGGGAGGTTTTGAGTGGGAAGCTTGGTTTCTAAACCTAGCAAAGagataaatatgaatataattggTTATAGAATATCAAATATGTTGAATTACATTGATTATATATCTTGAGGTtatgaattaataattattaaatgcaaTTATCACCATACAAGAGATGATATGACAATTTGTAAAAACAGGGGCCTGATCTGAATTCTTACACATTCACTTAAACAAATAAGACAATCATAtgagaatagaaaacaaaaatgcaaaacctTATTCCCTCAAtgacaaacaaatgggaaaaccaAGTCCTGTTTGAGTATAATGTGAAGGATTCAAATTCTTTGTACAaagtagaacaaaaaggaaataggCAAGATCTCAAGGAAATATTTGAGATTTAAAGGAATAACATATTTGGAAAGAGTGGAGTCTTTCTAAAAAGGGAGGTGGTTTGAGCAAATTCTAGGGTTAAACAAATCAGACTGAAAGGAAAAGCTCATCTGCATTATCCCTTCTGGTATTGTAAGTTAATTAAAATTGTGTAGCTATATGTATCTTATTGGTACAATTAGAGTGAAAATCTATCATTATAAATCAATTGCTCAAGCATTTAATTgattaaattgattttctttttctgcagatGTGTTCAATGCTTCTGGTTCACATAAAATTTCCCAGTATCACAGAATACAAATGTTAGAAAGAAactgacaaatttaaaaatcaaaacctatGTCTCAGTCCAATCATTAAAGACAAAAATGCAGCCAAGAAATGTAACTCCACAGATAGAAAGTGAATTgaaaattacagaaacaaatcttACTACAATAATAGAATTTATTCTCCTGGGCTTTTCTGATATTCCCAAATTTCACTGGCTTCTTTTTGGTCTATTCTTACTCATCTATGTGATTATTCTACTGGGAAATGGCATCATAATTCTAATAATAAGAGTCAATCCTACTCTTCAGACTTCCATGTATTTTTTCCTCAgcaatttttctttcctagaaatGTGTTATGTGACTATCACTCTTCCTCGAATGCTCATGGATCTTTGGACCctcaaaggaaatatttctttttttgtctgtgcTGCACAGATGTGTTTTTTCCTCACGCTGGGAGCCGTAGAGTGTTTCCTTCTGGCCGTGATGGCGTATGACCGCTATGTTGCCATTTGTAACCCTCTGCATTATCCTTTAATCATGAACCACAAAGCCTGTATCCAGTTAGTAGCTGGTTGCTGGATCAGTGGAATTCCAGTGGCCATAGGGCAAACATACCaaattttttctctgcctttttgtggATCTAACCAAGTCAACCACTTCATCTGTGACATTCCCCCAGTGCTCAAGCTGGCCTGTGGAGACATCTTTGTGAATGAGATGTTCATCTACATATTTAATATACTATTTGTGACAGTTCCCTTTGTGTTGATTCTTGGGTCCTATAGCAGGATCATCTCAACCATCCTGAAGTTGCCATCAAACACAGGACGGACCAAAGCCTTTTCCACTTGTTCGTCCCACCTCATAGTTGTCGTTTTATTCTATGGATCAGCCACTATCACCTATTTGAAACCCAAATCCAATCAATATGTGGGAATAGACAAACTGCTCTCTCTTTTCTACACCATTTTGACCCCAATGTTTAACCCTCTAATATACAGTCTGCGGAACAAAGATGTTACAGAGGCCCTGAGGAAAGTGCTTCCCAAGCTGTTAGGACTGTGTGGCAATTGAAGTTAACAGAATTTATTGTTTGtcgtatttaatttttatgaagattcatttgatttaattttcttttagtgaACCTTTATGTCCTTAGAGTTGTGACaactgtattaatttatttagcaatGCTGTATTTTAAGGATCAATCTTCCCTCTCACCATAAGCTCTAAATTGGGACATGTAACTATAAAAGGTGATGTTATATAGAGAGTATCTCGTCATTGAATTCATGacattttccattccttttttgaAGTCTTTCTGAAGAAACAAGCATTCTTAGATACTACATATCCATTACCAAATAATtatctaatagaaataaaaacctaaatgCACAAGAGTATGTACAAAATggttaatacaaataataattgtataatatGTTTATAGTAGCACTATGTGTCTAAGAAAAAGgcataaataaatgcacattcTGAGAATTCTTTTAGTAATTACAGCACATACATACAATAGACAATTATGTGGTCATTAAAAAGACCATGCTAGGATATgggcggtagctcacgcctgtaatcctaatactctggaaggcggaggagggaggatcgcttgagctcaggagtttgagaccagcctgagctagagtgagaccctatctataaaaagaaaaagaaaaaagagcctaCACCTATGTGGTAATAACCTCAATCATTGTTTCTTGTGTTGACACCTTTTTTGTTGTCCTCTCCCATATTGACCCTTGGTTTAGCCATGTAATTAGCTTTGGTCAACAGAACATTAACAAGCATGAATTAGTCCTTTGGCATTAGGACGGTCACGTCTTACTTTGTAAACTTTCTACTACTGTGTCAAAAAGCTCAGACTAAACTCCTGGATTATGAGAAAGCACATAGAAAGAGGCCACAGCTCATATCCAAACTgtataataacaaaattaaatttaaacagaCTTACAATACCATAAGCTATTTGAGGAGTTTTTAACGTGTTAACATATTATTCAATATTCTCTACTATTTTTAAGCCATGTTATatttaagcttttaaattttgtttatatctttctATATTGGAGAATTTGCTTttagatatgttttaaaatgtctttgagtggtagattttttttttaattctttgcatatctaaaaatttatttcataaaattaaactcTTTGGTTCAAAATAAAAGGTTCTGTGCCAAAACAGAGatcaaaattaacaacaaaaatatcatcAGTAATAATACAAAGGGAAGGAGTATGTATACTGTCAGATATTGAAAGGGTGAATAAAAATGCATGTATCTACAATACTGAACAAAACAACATTATGTattctttctaagaatttttaagtGTTCACCATGATAAACCAAAagctgaagaataaaaatatctcaatactttaaataaataatacagaatatgTTTTTTGGCCACAATGGTGCTAAATTCcaattttgtttagttgtttGTAATAGAGGGAGAGGGTGCTTGACGAAATTTCTGGATGTGATAGATATTTTACTGATACATTCATATGCCAGCTTTTCAAATCTCAGGCTTTGAATGCCTGTTCTTGGTTATGTTTCAGTTATACATTAATgatattgtttgaaaaataaataagtattgaaattgaatttaaaatacagaaactttcagtaaaagaaaactaagagaatcCATTACTAACGGACCTAacctacaaggaaaaaaaaaagttcttcaggCGGAAGAGGAtaccagacaaaaatatatatcttcagaaaaaaataaaaagcatgaacCCTGGTAAATGTATAggtaaacattaaatattatattttctttaattttctttaaaatatatataagtttttaaagcaaattttttttttatattttgggggaTTATAATGTATGAAAATCTAAGACTTACGTAGACATTGCATAAAGGATAATGAGGGAGTGTTGAAGAGACTCATTTGGTTtgaaattttctacattttaaataaagtggtACATATTAAACTCACATAAATCATATGGTGTTAAAAAGTATATTCTGTTCTCTAGAGGAACTACTAAAattccaagaaataaaataaaatagaacttcaAAACTATTAAATAGTCCAAAGGAATactggaaaggggaaaaaatgtatcaaaatacacaaaattttttgtgtttattagatttattgtgtttattatgtaatttattgtgtttatttttgtgtttatatatttcattgtgttatttagaagatttttttaaaaggttgaatAAATATTACTGATAAATCTAAACACACCAATGACTACGCTGAATGTTAATTTAATTCAGTTAAATAGTATAATTGAAAAGTAGAGAACAGATTGCAAAGCaagattcaaatattaatatatgctatcTATATGAGACAcacttataattaaaatatataaataattaaaaataaatgatagtaaaCAAACATATCATGCACACCATAAGCATAAGAAGCTGGAATGACTATTATAATATGGGAAAAAGCAGGCTTTAAGATAAAATGTATTACCAAAGttaaagaagtatattttatagagatgagaGAAGTAATTCATTaggaatacataaatataaattcataagCATCCAGAATCAGAGACCCAAAATTTAGgaagtaaaatttgaaataatgaaacAGATTATTTTATAATCCAGGTAGAAGATCTTCACATCTATTTTTCAATCATTGATGTAACACTAAAAAAACTTTTGTTGATGATGTAAATGTTTTGAATCTTTATTCTGGCTATGGTTTCACAAGTATATATTTCTGTAAGAAATCATAGAATTTTGAAactcattaaatatatttcaaagagtattctttattttatataacttatgCTTTATTATGTTGCTAATATAAGAAAaactctatatttaaaataataatgccatTGAAATAGAGCAAATATACTTcggaaagaaactaaaatatatcaatatgtaGTAAGAGTTATAATTCTATTTAagtaagtttttatatttatgattaaaTCTAACTACAGACATATATGTTAAGcatagcattttgtttttcaaatttgtttttaaattattatattattgctTATTTACAAGCCAAACAACATCAAATTGAAGAAATCAGGAAATTGATCTCCTTACACCATTAGTTCCCCAATATTGAATCCCAATGTATATCATCTGAGGAATAAAGGCGTCATGATAGCACTGAGAAATTTACTAAGTTATTAACATGAGTTAAAGACttgaacatacaaaaatatttgcatacctGCTTGTCATGTAGATAAAACAACCCCCCAAAAATctagtttatttctaaatttctaaatgtgTTTGGTAATAACATTACATTTTATCAAGGGAACTTTGTTTCATAGAATTTAGTAAAGGGCTTCTGTGTAATCAAAGCACAAATTAAATCAACTGCAATGATTTAATTTTGAAGACCAATCTTTCCTCTCATGCTGAACTAGTGAGTTAAGAGATTCATCAAACATCGCAAGGGAAGATATTTGAGGGTGTTGTATAACCAGATATTAAGGTCATCCTTAGGGCGGGTGTTATCCTTTCCATTCCTTCAGATGTATTTTCTGCCCTTCTCTGATACTGTGGTTGGATTTAGTCAATTAGCAAAATCACAATAGTTAAGACAGTAGAAGTAGGGAAATAGAGATAACTTGGGTTATTCTTTAGCTTCTATCTCTTGTTTCTGTCCCAGTCCCTTCACTAAATTCAGATGGATGTCCCCTCTTCTATTGTCCCAGATCTCACTATTATCTGATAACATTTTTGTTCTCTCCTTATAGCTTCAGCTCTTGCTTTAGTAATACCTGCCTATTTTTTCAAGGTTCTGATTTTTCAACATACCCATCTATACTAATGTACTGTGGGTTACCTTGTGCCCTCCCAAAAGGTATGTTCACCCAGAACCTGCAAATGTAACCTAATATTGAAATGACATGTGAAGGTATAATTAAGGATTTGGAAAAGAGATTATCCTGGGTTAGGTCGGggcctaaatccaatgacaaatgtccttataagagacaggcATGCAGGGGAAGTTTAGGcaacacatgcacagacacaggAGAAAGTCatgtgaaaataaaagcagagattggagttatgcagccacaagccaaggaatccCAGGAACCACCAAAAGCACATACAAGTGGCAGTAATAACGAGGTGTGCTTTGTAATATGGGCTAGTAAATATCATAATTAAGAAGGAAATGTTGAGATATATCTTTCTGTAATTAGGGCCAAAAAAGGTATGCACTCACTTTTTTCATTAGTAATTTTACTAGAGATACTAGATTCtgcatgtaaaaatatataacaaaaatgatAAGAATTCTTCCTCAGAGTGAATGggattgaaaaaaagaaaataaataaataaataagaaaaacattataagaattggaaagaaataatTCTGATTATTGGCtttgattgattttatttatatatatttatatatatgcactaTAGAAAATATAACAGAATCTACTGTTAAATTATTAGAGTCAATAAGtgaatttaacatttttgttgGGTATAGagtcaataaaaatatatcaattttattcCATATAAAACAAGCCAAccaaatacaatattaaaaatactatgtGAAATAGGatcaaattatcaaatatttaagaataattctAATACAAATGTATAGAAAGTCtacttaaaaattatgaaataacttgaggaagtaaataaatggatttctaTAACATGTTCATGTTATGGAAAATGTTATGGAAAACTCGATATTGATAATATATAAATTCTCATGATATATTAATAAgtcataaatttaaagaaataggataaaattgtgtgtgtgtgtgtatgtgtctgtatgtgtgttatTTGGCAGGCTGCTTCTCAAATtcttatggaaataaaaaacaaccaatAATAGCCAATGTGCTCTTGAAGAGAAGTAAAGTGGGAGAATCTATTGTAGTGGACATCTGTACTTACTTTAATGCTACAGAAATTCAAACACCATGATGTAATTCAACAATAGATATAGGGTCCAATGACACATAATAGAGAGTCCAACATCACCCAGGACATGCATACACTTGGATTTGAAAAAGTAACACTacagaatagaatagaaatgGTGGTCTCTTAATAAATTCTCCTAACTTAAttggatataaatatataaagaaaaaaaacacttgatcttcatttcatataattcattaaaaaactcagataatttttaaatctaaatatgaaatgtaatacagatatttaaacttttttgaagataatgcatattttattcatgatcatggtatgagaaaaacatttttaataaaattattagccATAGAGGAAAGCATTGGCAAGTTGAATTCTATTGATTTAGAACTACTCTTCATCCAAAGAAAGTTATTGAGAGtgaaattttccaattttatttctggTGTTTTGATTTCACcatatatgaagaaatgttccAAATCAAAAAGAAACCTCAGGAGAAAAATCGAAGTAAAACTTGAAGACATTGCACGAGAGGATAATATAAATGTCgaggaaagaaatatatatatatatatacacacacacacatatatacaagaTTAATAACcatcaaaatacaaattaaaatggaatgacaaaaaactttaaaagactgaccataccatATGTGtaaaggatgtggaacaacaggaacaCGCCTATGATGACCTGTCATCAGGACTTATGGTTAAAAAACATGATGGGGCATGCAACTCCTTTTATAGCTTTTTGCCTAGAAGTGAGGGAATTTAGCTCTACTCACATTTACACGAACATACATAATTCCTAGTAGAAAGTGCAATGCAACTTTCTAACTGGATACATACAGTTAGAATGCACATGTGTTAATACCCCAGATAACAAACCTAAGAAGTAAAATCTACTTTGGCcaaaagcaaagcagaaaatgaatgaatcaccaagaatttcagataaatactTATGGGACCAATAATAATCTAAAGGAAATGATTGGGAATAGAAAAAgtatagaagaaagagaaatataataataaaaatatttcataaatgttttttgcAAAAAATACTGAACACACACCAGCCAACCCAGTGGAATGCAGAGGAAATTGATGAGGGTCAGAATCATGCACAAATAAATTGTGATTATCTTAAGACATTAATTTTggggtatttttaaaagcacagcaATAGATATGAATTAAGATTCAGAACAAAATAGAGACAGGACAAAACAATGATGCCTGCCCtgcactaatgaaagaaattaaatataataagaacAATATCCTATGA
It includes:
- the LOC105861277 gene encoding olfactory receptor 10AG1-like, translated to MQPRNVTPQIESELKITETNLTTIIEFILLGFSDIPKFHWLLFGLFLLIYVIILLGNGIIILIIRVNPTLQTSMYFFLSNFSFLEMCYVTITLPRMLMDLWTLKGNISFFVCAAQMCFFLTLGAVECFLLAVMAYDRYVAICNPLHYPLIMNHKACIQLVAGCWISGIPVAIGQTYQIFSLPFCGSNQVNHFICDIPPVLKLACGDIFVNEMFIYIFNILFVTVPFVLILGSYSRIISTILKLPSNTGRTKAFSTCSSHLIVVVLFYGSATITYLKPKSNQYVGIDKLLSLFYTILTPMFNPLIYSLRNKDVTEALRKVLPKLLGLCGN